A region of the Pseudomonadota bacterium genome:
GCTGCTGGACATCCGCGACGGGCGCATGGACGCGCTCGAGAACAACCTCGACAAGGTGCCGCCGGCGCTGCTGAAGGTGCTGCGGGGCGCGCTGTCGCGAAAGCCCATGGTGAGGTTCCCGACCGCGCGCGACTTCAGGGACGCGCTGGCGTGCTACCTCGAGGCCAAGGGAAAGGCGCCGACCGCATCGGACCTCGCGGCGCAGGTCCGCCTCGCCCTCGAGCTGCGGAGCCCGCTGAGCTCGGACCCGTCGCTCGGCCGCCCGCGGACGCCGCGGACGGGCGAACCCCTGCTGGAGCGGACGCCGCACGCCGCCGAGCTGCTCGCCGACGAGACGACCCGCGCCGTCGGGCTCGCCCGATCCTCGGCCGAACATCCCGGGACGCCCGTCACGGCCGAGAGCGACCATACGGGCACGTCGGGGCGCTACTCGGCGAAGCTCGCGGGCGGCTTCGTCGTCGGGCCGACGTCGTACGCCCACGTCATCGAGCTCATCTACTCGGACCGGATCGACGCGAGCACCCTGGTCTCGGCGGACGGGCGCGAGTACCTGCCGGCCGGCGAGATCCCCGAGCTCATGCGCCACCTCCCGGCGTACACCCCGACCTCGGAGGCCCAGGACGCGGTCGCGCCGGATCGCCGAGGCTACCTCGAGATGGAGGTGCCGAGCGTGGTCCTGCTGTCGCTCGCAGTGCGCGGCGAGACCGGGCTCCTCGTGTGCCAGCGGGAGAGCCGCCGCAAGGAGGTCTACCTCCACGAGGGCTCCCCGCAGTACGTGGGCTCGAACAACCCGACGGAGCTGCTCGGCGAGTGCCTCGTCCGCGACGGCGTCATCGATCGGATGGAGCTCGAGATGGCGCTCGCGCTCCTCCCGAAGTTCAGCGGGCACATGGGCGACACCCTGATCGCCCTCGGGATGCTCTCCGCGGTCGATCTCTACGCGCACATCAACAACCAGATCCGCTCGCGCCTGGCCGATCTCCTGACCTGGCAGGACGGGTACTACGAGTTCTATCGCGGCGTGAAGTGCCGGCCCGGCGTGCTCGAGGTGAAGATCGATCCGTACGAATTCATCCGCGAGAAGCTGCTCGCCGACATGCAGCACGTCGACTTCGCGCGGCTCCTCGACGAGATGCGGAGCTGCCTGGTCGCGCCGGCGCCGCTCCTCCAGCAGCTGTGCGAGCGGCTCGCGCTGCCGTCCGAGATCGACGAGAAGGTCAAGTCGGTCGGCGACTGGCTGTCGATCCGCGAGCTCGAGGCGGCGGCCGGGAGGTCGCAGCTGCTCCTGGCGCGCGCGATCTTCGTGGCGCTCGAGGCGGGGCTGTGGACCTTCGACGGCCCCGTGCCTCCGTGGCGGCGCGAGAAAAAGGACCCGCCCGCGGAATAGCCGCCCGCGCCGCGGGTTCTTGACACGAATCTCCTAACGCGTTTAAAAGGCAACACCGCTCGTATTGAAAACGAAACCAAAAGGGTCAGTGGGTATGATTGCGGTGCAGTCGGCACCGTAAAACGGAGGAACGATTTATGAAAAGGACGTTCGCTATCGTCGTCATGGTGCTCGGGCTCGTCGCGGTCTCCGGCTGCGGGGAGAAGAAGGCCGCGGAGAAGGCCACGGGCCAGAAAGTCCAGCTCGAGTTCTTCATCATGTCGAAGTGCCCCTTCGGCGTGAAGGTGATGCAGGCCATAACGCCCGTGCTGGAGAAGATGGGTGACAACGTCGATCTCAAGGTCGACTACATCGGC
Encoded here:
- a CDS encoding protein kinase; translation: MTSAGTSIRFGNYLLSQKLAHGGMAEVFIGTEGGARGGGRKIVVKRILPELARDPRFVAMFINEAQLAGQMDHPNLVRVLDFGDIDGQLYMVMEHVDGLDCWKLSRRMFPWGEEHEALAIYIVMSALAGLDYAHQLTDVNGKALSVVHRDLSPSNIYISAKGEVKVGDFGIARIDSVRYRPVEVTPKGKFGYMAPEQVEGRPIDRRADVYSAGVVLAELLIGQKIFSGNSQLGVLLDIRDGRMDALENNLDKVPPALLKVLRGALSRKPMVRFPTARDFRDALACYLEAKGKAPTASDLAAQVRLALELRSPLSSDPSLGRPRTPRTGEPLLERTPHAAELLADETTRAVGLARSSAEHPGTPVTAESDHTGTSGRYSAKLAGGFVVGPTSYAHVIELIYSDRIDASTLVSADGREYLPAGEIPELMRHLPAYTPTSEAQDAVAPDRRGYLEMEVPSVVLLSLAVRGETGLLVCQRESRRKEVYLHEGSPQYVGSNNPTELLGECLVRDGVIDRMELEMALALLPKFSGHMGDTLIALGMLSAVDLYAHINNQIRSRLADLLTWQDGYYEFYRGVKCRPGVLEVKIDPYEFIREKLLADMQHVDFARLLDEMRSCLVAPAPLLQQLCERLALPSEIDEKVKSVGDWLSIRELEAAAGRSQLLLARAIFVALEAGLWTFDGPVPPWRREKKDPPAE